The Thermoanaerobaculum aquaticum genome includes a window with the following:
- a CDS encoding tRNA (cytidine(34)-2'-O)-methyltransferase: MAVLAHVVLVSPEIPWNTGNVGRSCLAFGAQLHLVRPLGFSLSSSALKRAGLDYWEHVQPRVWDSWPAFAGALPVLGEAFFFSAEGERSLFEIAFPPHPVLVFGRESVGLPESLRRQFAERLVRIPQEPGVVRSLNLSSAVAVALAEVYRQQRVPK, encoded by the coding sequence ATGGCGGTGTTAGCGCACGTGGTGCTGGTTTCGCCGGAAATCCCCTGGAATACCGGCAACGTGGGTCGCAGCTGCCTGGCCTTTGGCGCTCAGCTCCACCTGGTGCGGCCCCTGGGGTTTTCTCTTTCATCTTCAGCCCTGAAGCGGGCTGGCCTCGATTACTGGGAGCACGTGCAGCCGCGGGTTTGGGACAGCTGGCCGGCTTTTGCGGGGGCTTTGCCGGTGCTGGGCGAGGCGTTCTTTTTTTCTGCGGAAGGGGAGCGCAGCCTGTTCGAGATTGCCTTTCCGCCCCACCCGGTGCTGGTCTTTGGGCGGGAATCGGTGGGCTTGCCTGAAAGCTTGCGGCGGCAGTTTGCCGAAAGGCTGGTGCGGATTCCCCAGGAACCGGGAGTGGTTCGCTCTCTGAACCTTTCTTCGGCGGTGGCGGTGGCCTTGGCCGAGGTATACCGCCAGCAGCGGGTGCCGAAATAA